The Streptomyces pactum genome contains a region encoding:
- a CDS encoding amino acid permease: MAGFRMGEGVLRRKPIEHIEDTEGGEGTGLQRTLGLWQLTAIGVGGIIGAGIFTLAGTVANGTAGPAVLVSFLVAGIASAAAALSYAEFAGLIPKAGSAYTYGYAVLGELAGWFIGWDLLLEYTAIVAVVAIGISGYFSFLVNEMGADIPNWMLGAPGTGDGHKVDLFAALLCLLIAYLLNLGIKNAARFEMVVVVLKVLVVLLVIAVGVFHIDTSNYNPFFPYGIGGAFTGAATVFFAVFGYDAMSTAAEESKDAQRHMPKAIIYSLIISMVLYVAACLVLTGMQNYRDIDKESGFSTAFKSVGLSSLADIIAVGAIIGILTVMFTFMLGVTRVWFSMSRDGLLPKWFAKTHPTRHVPTRVTWIVGFASAAIAGFLPIGEAAELTNIGILLAFVVVCAAVIVLRYRQPDLPRTFRTPFMPFVPALGIVFSIWLITFLQWQTWARFAVWFAIGLVIYFGYSYRKSELARR, translated from the coding sequence ATGGCCGGGTTCCGCATGGGCGAGGGCGTTCTCCGCCGCAAACCCATCGAGCACATCGAGGACACGGAGGGCGGAGAGGGTACCGGCCTGCAACGCACGCTGGGGCTGTGGCAGCTCACCGCGATCGGCGTGGGCGGCATCATCGGGGCGGGCATCTTCACCCTGGCCGGCACGGTCGCCAACGGCACGGCGGGGCCGGCGGTCCTCGTCTCCTTCCTCGTCGCGGGCATCGCGAGCGCGGCGGCCGCGCTGTCGTACGCCGAGTTCGCCGGACTGATCCCGAAGGCGGGTTCCGCCTACACCTACGGTTACGCGGTCCTCGGCGAGCTGGCGGGCTGGTTCATCGGGTGGGACCTGCTCCTGGAGTACACGGCGATCGTGGCGGTGGTCGCGATCGGCATCTCGGGCTACTTCAGCTTCCTGGTCAACGAGATGGGGGCCGACATCCCGAACTGGATGCTGGGTGCGCCCGGCACCGGCGACGGTCACAAGGTCGACCTGTTCGCCGCGCTGCTGTGCCTGCTCATCGCGTACCTGCTGAACCTGGGTATCAAGAACGCGGCCCGGTTCGAGATGGTCGTGGTCGTGCTGAAGGTGCTGGTGGTGCTGCTGGTGATCGCGGTCGGCGTCTTCCACATCGACACCTCGAACTACAACCCGTTCTTCCCCTACGGGATCGGCGGGGCGTTCACCGGTGCGGCCACGGTGTTCTTCGCGGTCTTCGGCTACGACGCCATGTCGACGGCGGCCGAGGAGTCGAAGGACGCCCAGCGGCACATGCCGAAGGCGATCATCTACTCGCTGATCATCTCGATGGTGCTGTACGTGGCCGCCTGCCTGGTGCTGACCGGCATGCAGAACTACAGGGACATCGACAAGGAGAGCGGCTTCTCGACGGCGTTCAAGTCGGTGGGGCTGAGCTCCCTGGCCGACATCATCGCGGTGGGCGCCATCATCGGCATCCTCACCGTGATGTTCACCTTCATGCTGGGCGTCACCCGGGTGTGGTTCTCCATGTCGCGCGACGGGCTGCTGCCCAAGTGGTTCGCCAAGACCCACCCGACACGGCACGTGCCGACCCGGGTCACCTGGATCGTCGGGTTCGCCTCGGCCGCGATCGCCGGGTTCCTGCCGATCGGCGAGGCGGCCGAGCTGACCAACATCGGCATCCTGCTGGCGTTCGTGGTGGTGTGCGCGGCGGTGATCGTGCTGCGCTACCGGCAGCCGGACCTGCCGCGCACCTTCCGCACGCCGTTCATGCCCTTCGTGCCCGCGCTGGGGATCGTCTTCTCGATCTGGCTGATCACGTTCCTGCAGTGGCAGACGTGGGCACGGTTCGCCGTGTGGTTCGCGATCGGACTGGTGATCTACTTCGGGTACTCGTACCGGAAGTCGGAGCTGGCGCGCCGTTAG
- a CDS encoding CapA family protein, whose product MITRSRQVALALTALLTVGAACQARDHEPPQRPAPAPSAADTGVFTLVASGDVLPHDSIIERAHFDAGGTGYDFRPMLSGAQPVVSRADLALCHMETVYGANGDYSGYPLFKSPPEVARALAATGYDGCSTASNHSVDDGADGIRRTLDALDRAGVRHAGTARTEAEARTTTILRAGRADVAHLAYTLHTNGHPIPEGQPWAVGLIDEEQIVTDSRAARKAGADIVVVSLHWGTEWQDEPDQDQLALARSLTAARSGDRPDIDLILGTHAHVPQAYEKVNGTWVIYGMGDQIAGEMINGEGARDPRGNQSTIGRFTFAPPAPPAGPGERWRVTKAEFVPQLFDVDAGRVVNLNRALDEGADVRAVRDRIRDVVLSRGAAGDGLVMGE is encoded by the coding sequence ATGATCACACGCAGTCGGCAGGTGGCCCTTGCCCTGACCGCCCTTCTCACCGTGGGAGCGGCCTGCCAGGCCCGCGACCACGAGCCGCCGCAACGGCCGGCCCCGGCCCCGTCCGCCGCGGACACCGGCGTCTTCACCCTGGTCGCCTCCGGCGACGTACTGCCGCACGACTCGATCATCGAACGGGCCCACTTCGACGCCGGCGGCACCGGCTACGACTTCCGCCCCATGCTCTCCGGCGCCCAACCCGTCGTCTCGCGCGCCGACCTCGCCCTGTGCCACATGGAGACCGTGTACGGCGCGAACGGCGACTACAGCGGCTACCCCCTTTTCAAGTCCCCGCCGGAAGTGGCCAGGGCGCTGGCCGCCACCGGCTACGACGGCTGTTCCACGGCCTCGAACCACAGCGTCGACGACGGCGCCGACGGCATCCGCCGCACCCTGGACGCCCTCGACCGGGCCGGCGTACGGCACGCCGGCACGGCGCGCACCGAGGCCGAGGCGCGGACCACGACGATCCTGCGCGCGGGCCGGGCCGACGTCGCCCACCTCGCCTACACCCTCCACACCAACGGCCACCCGATTCCCGAGGGGCAGCCCTGGGCGGTCGGCCTGATCGACGAGGAGCAGATCGTCACGGACTCCCGGGCCGCCCGGAAGGCCGGCGCGGACATCGTCGTCGTGTCCCTGCACTGGGGCACCGAATGGCAGGACGAGCCCGACCAGGACCAGTTGGCCCTGGCCCGGAGCCTGACCGCGGCCCGCAGCGGCGACCGCCCCGACATCGACCTGATCCTCGGCACACACGCCCATGTCCCGCAGGCGTACGAGAAGGTCAACGGCACCTGGGTGATCTACGGGATGGGTGACCAGATCGCGGGCGAGATGATCAACGGCGAGGGTGCCCGCGACCCGCGCGGCAACCAGTCGACCATCGGCCGCTTCACCTTCGCCCCGCCCGCCCCGCCCGCCGGGCCCGGCGAACGCTGGCGGGTTACCAAGGCCGAGTTCGTCCCGCAGCTCTTCGACGTCGACGCCGGCCGGGTGGTGAACCTGAACCGCGCACTGGACGAGGGCGCCGACGTGCGTGCCGTACGCGACCGCATCCGCGACGTCGTACTCAGCCGGGGCGCGGCCGGGGACGGGCTGGTGATGGGGGAGTAG
- a CDS encoding sigma-70 family RNA polymerase sigma factor, which yields MTAGITLTDRTNGTTAEHELAALQREHGRPLFALLLRLSDGDRQRAEDLVQETLVRAWQHPEALRADDFDSVRPWLLTVARRLAIDARRARQARPAEVGDAVLENARVCADHAERAAAALDVREAVKTLTPEHREVLVLVYFQGASVAEAAAALGIPPGTVKSRAYYALRALRRVLPGYAADLR from the coding sequence ATGACGGCCGGAATCACCCTGACGGACAGGACGAACGGGACGACCGCCGAGCACGAGCTCGCCGCACTGCAGCGCGAGCACGGCCGGCCGCTCTTCGCGCTGCTGCTGCGGCTCAGCGACGGCGACCGGCAGCGTGCCGAGGACCTCGTGCAGGAGACCCTGGTCCGCGCCTGGCAGCATCCCGAGGCCCTGCGCGCCGACGACTTCGACTCGGTGCGGCCGTGGCTGCTCACCGTGGCCCGGCGCCTCGCGATCGACGCGCGCCGGGCGCGGCAGGCACGCCCCGCCGAGGTCGGCGACGCCGTGCTGGAGAACGCGCGGGTCTGCGCCGATCACGCCGAACGGGCCGCCGCGGCCCTGGACGTGCGCGAGGCTGTGAAGACTCTCACCCCCGAGCACCGTGAAGTCCTGGTGCTGGTGTACTTCCAGGGGGCGAGTGTGGCGGAAGCCGCGGCAGCCCTGGGCATCCCGCCGGGTACCGTGAAGTCCCGCGCGTACTACGCGCTGCGCGCCCTCCGCCGGGTGCTACCGGGATACGCCGCCGACCTGCGCTGA
- a CDS encoding zf-HC2 domain-containing protein encodes MRSLERHRDVGAYALGVLDEAEAFRFEDHLMECPRCAAQVTEFGPATRQLMLYRRATPRLVHPMTRPGPRLLDRLLTEVAARRRAGRRRVLYAVAAAVVCAVAGPGVVIYAEQGDPAVRVTATDERSGVWARVTTEDEAWGTDVELEVRDGAGPRSCRLVAVGHDGTEQTVTSWNVPGHDARPSTMRGGAALHPGQIARYEVRTADGEHLVTLPAG; translated from the coding sequence ATGAGGTCCCTGGAAAGGCATCGTGACGTCGGCGCCTACGCGCTCGGCGTGCTGGACGAGGCGGAAGCGTTCCGCTTCGAGGACCACCTCATGGAGTGCCCCCGGTGCGCGGCGCAGGTGACCGAATTCGGCCCCGCCACCCGTCAGTTGATGCTGTACCGGCGGGCGACGCCACGTCTCGTCCACCCCATGACCAGGCCCGGACCGAGGCTGCTGGACCGCCTGCTGACCGAGGTGGCGGCGCGCCGCCGGGCCGGCCGCAGGCGGGTGCTGTACGCCGTGGCCGCCGCGGTCGTGTGCGCCGTGGCCGGTCCGGGCGTCGTCATCTACGCGGAGCAGGGCGACCCGGCGGTGCGGGTCACCGCGACCGACGAGCGGTCCGGGGTGTGGGCACGGGTCACCACCGAGGACGAGGCCTGGGGCACCGACGTGGAACTCGAGGTCAGGGACGGGGCGGGGCCCCGTTCCTGCCGGCTGGTCGCCGTCGGTCACGACGGCACGGAGCAGACGGTCACGAGCTGGAACGTCCCCGGGCACGACGCCCGGCCCAGCACCATGCGCGGCGGGGCCGCCCTGCACCCCGGTCAGATCGCCCGCTACGAGGTACGGACCGCGGACGGGGAACACCTGGTGACGCTCCCCGCCGGATGA
- a CDS encoding Fpg/Nei family DNA glycosylase: MPELPEVEALRNFLTEHLTGREIVRVLPVAISVLKTYDPPLTALEGHQVTAVHRHGKFLDVETAGGPHLVTHLARAGWLHWKDSLPSGLPRPGKGPLALRVALETGAGFDLTEAGTQKRLAVYVVGDPQQVPGVARLGPDPLADDFDEARLAALLEGERRQLKGALRDQSLIAGVGNAYSDEILHAAKMSPFKLAASLTDEETARLYAALRDTLTEAVERSRGIAAGRLKAEKRSGLRVHGRTGEPCPVCGDTVREVSFSDSSLQYCPTCQTGGKPLADRRLSRLLK; the protein is encoded by the coding sequence ATGCCCGAACTGCCCGAGGTCGAGGCGCTCCGCAACTTCCTGACCGAGCACCTCACCGGCCGTGAGATCGTCCGTGTCCTGCCCGTGGCGATCAGCGTCCTGAAGACGTACGACCCGCCGCTCACCGCCCTGGAGGGCCACCAGGTGACCGCGGTGCACCGCCACGGCAAGTTCCTCGACGTCGAGACCGCCGGCGGCCCGCACCTGGTGACCCATCTGGCCCGCGCGGGCTGGCTGCACTGGAAGGACAGCCTCCCCAGCGGCCTCCCCCGCCCCGGCAAGGGCCCGCTCGCGCTGCGTGTCGCCCTGGAGACCGGTGCCGGCTTCGACCTGACGGAGGCGGGCACGCAGAAGCGGCTCGCCGTGTACGTCGTGGGCGACCCGCAGCAGGTGCCCGGTGTGGCCCGGCTCGGCCCCGACCCGCTCGCGGACGACTTCGACGAGGCGCGTCTCGCCGCTCTCCTCGAAGGCGAGCGGCGGCAGCTCAAGGGCGCCCTGCGCGACCAGAGCCTGATCGCGGGCGTGGGGAACGCGTACAGCGACGAGATCCTGCATGCGGCGAAAATGTCCCCCTTCAAGCTGGCCGCGTCGCTCACCGACGAGGAGACCGCGCGGCTGTACGCCGCGCTGCGGGACACGCTCACCGAGGCGGTCGAACGCTCCCGGGGCATCGCCGCCGGCCGGCTCAAGGCCGAGAAGAGGAGCGGGCTGCGCGTACACGGCCGCACCGGCGAGCCCTGCCCGGTGTGCGGCGACACCGTTCGCGAGGTCTCCTTCAGCGACTCCTCGCTCCAGTACTGTCCGACCTGCCAGACCGGCGGCAAGCCACTGGCGGACCGGCGGCTGTCCCGGCTGCTCAAGTAG